In a genomic window of Sphingomonas koreensis:
- a CDS encoding DUF1287 domain-containing protein, which translates to MDTTRRAMLAGMACGAAGFVLPAAARPGSAKALVAAARRQVGVTLHYDPAYSRIPFPNGDVPRAKGVCTDVLIRAYRDALALDLQALLNADMRAQFAAYPRNWGLRSPDRNIDHRRVPNLATYFRRRGAALPLPAAPDGWQPGDIFTSLVGGRLPHTGIVSDRRGPNGWLVIHNIGAGAREEDALSAHPLTGRFRWAIA; encoded by the coding sequence TTGGACACGACCCGCCGTGCGATGCTCGCCGGGATGGCGTGCGGCGCGGCGGGGTTCGTCCTGCCTGCGGCGGCGAGACCGGGCAGCGCCAAGGCGTTGGTCGCCGCGGCACGGCGGCAGGTGGGCGTGACGCTGCATTATGACCCGGCCTATTCGCGCATCCCCTTCCCCAATGGCGACGTGCCGCGGGCGAAGGGCGTGTGCACCGACGTGCTGATCCGTGCCTATCGCGATGCGCTGGCGCTCGATCTGCAGGCGCTGCTCAACGCCGACATGCGCGCGCAGTTCGCGGCCTATCCGCGCAACTGGGGACTCCGCAGCCCCGACCGCAATATCGACCATCGCCGCGTTCCCAACCTTGCCACCTATTTTCGCCGCCGCGGCGCGGCGTTGCCGCTTCCCGCGGCGCCCGACGGCTGGCAGCCGGGCGATATCTTCACCAGCCTGGTCGGGGGACGGTTGCCGCATACCGGCATCGTTTCCGACCGGCGCGGGCCGAACGGCTGGCTGGTGATCCACAATATCGGCGCCGGCGCCCGCGAGGAGGACGCGCTGAGCGCGCATCCGCTGACCGGGCGGTTCCGCTGGGCTATCGCCTGA
- a CDS encoding glutamine amidotransferase, with protein MKKGLIIRHVPFEGIAGFRQPVEDAGYHLDRIDVTDPDFARVNFNTPDLLILMGGPMGVYERDAHPWIDCEIDRLASRISLGLPTLGVCLGAQMIAAAMEATVYSGPAKEVGFAPVALSEAGAVSPLRHVEGVPVLHWHGDTFPLPEGVELLASTDAYRHQAFRRGPEVLALQFHAEMGEDPRFEEWLDGSDDYVGQAGLTVDQLRGQHDRHGPGAVKAGRAMVAEWLEGL; from the coding sequence ATGAAGAAGGGACTCATCATCCGCCATGTCCCGTTCGAGGGGATCGCGGGGTTCCGCCAGCCGGTGGAAGACGCGGGCTATCACCTCGACCGGATCGACGTGACCGATCCGGACTTCGCGCGGGTCAATTTCAACACGCCCGATCTGCTGATCCTGATGGGCGGGCCGATGGGCGTGTACGAACGCGACGCCCATCCGTGGATCGATTGCGAGATCGACCGGCTGGCAAGCCGGATTTCGCTGGGCTTGCCGACGTTGGGCGTGTGTCTGGGCGCGCAGATGATCGCGGCGGCGATGGAGGCGACGGTCTATTCGGGGCCGGCCAAGGAGGTCGGGTTCGCGCCGGTCGCGTTGAGCGAAGCCGGGGCGGTCTCGCCGCTACGGCATGTCGAGGGCGTGCCGGTGCTGCACTGGCATGGCGACACCTTCCCGCTTCCGGAGGGGGTTGAGCTGCTGGCCTCGACCGATGCCTATCGGCACCAGGCGTTCCGGCGGGGGCCGGAAGTGCTGGCGCTGCAATTCCATGCCGAGATGGGCGAGGATCCGCGCTTCGAAGAATGGCTGGACGGTTCCGACGACTATGTCGGGCAGGCGGGTCTGACGGTTGACCAGCTGCGCGGCCAGCACGATCGGCATGGGCCGGGCGCGGTGAAGGCCGGACGGGCGATGGTCGCGGAATGGCTTGAGG